The DNA region TTTTAAATCTTTAGCAGCAGCTTCAAAATCCGCTTTACTTACATCAAACCCGTTTTCCTTGGCCAAAGCAATAATTCCTTCAATATTATCCATGCCTACTTGTTTAGCTTTCTTTTTTAATTCCTCGTTCTCTACAACTTTTTTACCAAAAGCTTTTAAATCTGCTACACTCATAAAAAGTCTCCTTTCTTGCTAATTATCGACCTCACCATAATGATAGAAACATTGAGCTGTTTAAGTAACCTTTTTCAGTATCCTGCAAACATGAGTACCTTTTTATACAACTAAAATTGTAATGTATCACGCTTCTTAGTTAAAAATTTCTGTTATCTTTTCACTATGTTGGTTTTTTTATTATATCTTGGCACGCAATAAAAGGTATCACCCCAAAGTACTAAATGAAGTACCAAACCTCAAAACTTCGACAAAAAGACACGCTTTTCAGCGTGTCATAGCTTTTTTTCTGCCTTTATAAAGATATTACCGGGGGATACCCCGGTAATGTATACATCTAAATTATGCCCAATTCCCGCCCTCTCTTTATCGCCTGGGCACGATTTTTTACCATCAGCTTACTGTATATGTTAGCGGTATGACTTTTAACTGTATTCACCGATACAACCATCTTCCGAGCAATTTCACTGTTATTTAACCCCTCCGCAAGCAGACGCAGTGCCTCGGTTTCCCTCTCGGTGAGTACCTTTATCGGCCTTTGCGAATCTTGTTCCCCGGAATTAGAAACCGTAGAGAGAACAAAATCCTTGGTCAGTTTGAGCAGCTTACTCACATACGAGGATGAAACTTTCCCCTCGCTGCTTTGAATTACTTCACCTTGTCGCTTGGTTAAAGTTTCAAGCAATTTAACCATGGACCTTCCCTCATCAATAAAAATGCGCAGGCAACCGTCCTTTTCCCCCAGTGCCAGAGACCTTTCCAGAGACTCTATGGCTTTTTCTGCCTTTCCCTGCTCCCGGTAAGCAATTGCCTGCAGGTTTAAAATTTCTACCGTGCTGAGTATACGCTCCTCATTTTCTGCAAAATCCAGAAGACGAGACAGTAACAACATTGCCCTGTCCAACTTACCTTCAAAAAGCAGGACCCGCACCAACGTAATTAATTGATATTCTATCCCTTCACTCAACCGGTCGTAAATAACTAAGTTATTCTCTTTCTCCCACCGGCTAATATAGCCTGCATCACCCGTTTCCAAAGCAAGTCGTACCTTAAAAGAGTCTATCACAGGCAACCAGTGAAGAACACTAAATTCCTGCGCCTTCTTTTCCGCCTCCTCGGGCAATTCAAAAGCCTCATCCATCATACCCCGGGCAAGACTTGTTCGCGCCAGGTTTAGCATACCCGGGATTACGATTCCAACCTCTCCTGTCTTTTCGGCTTCCCTCATACTACTCAACAAGAGGCGGTTTGCTCCTTCCAGGTCATTAAACTCATAAGCTAATTCCCCGTTTACTTCTAAACTCCACCCGGCTAAACTGCCCTGACCGATTCTGTCTATTATCTTTTGCATTTCCTGTACACAAGCTGCCGCCTGCTGCAATTCACCGGCGCGCCGCTGTAAATACCTGGCCCTCAACAACTGGGGAAGTCCTAAGTTTATTTGCACATCAGACCGCACTAAAGAACTTCCCTCAGGAAGGTGACGGTCTGCTACTCTCATATGAGCAAGCATTTCATGTATATTGGGCGAACTTATTTTAGCGCGAGCCATGGCAATTTCGCCTAACAACCTGCTGCAGGCTTCTTGCGAAAGCTTGCAATTACTTCCCCTGCATAGCTCCTCGGCCTTATCAAGTCTTTTTCCTGCTTGCTCCATGCTATAGAAAAAAGACTTACTATTAGATAAAGCCAATGTCCAGGCATGAAGCAGACACAGTTCGGGATTCTCCTCAACAATAGCACAGGGCAAAGCTTCAATCATGTCTGACATTGTTTTCATATCTTTACACTGTATCAGATATGCCCATTTACTCTGAATTAGTTTAGCGGCTTTAACATAATCGTTACTTTTTAAAAAGTGATCTATTGCTTCCGGTATGTCACCGTTATTCTCGTACCACTCTCCGGCCAACCGGTGTAGCGTCAATAAATTATATTTTTTTTCGGCCAACAAATACCCGTATAAAAACTCTCGAAAAAGATGGTGATAACGAAAGCAGTTTCCCTCGCTATCCAAAGCTATTATAAAGGCACTGCTTTCAACAAGCTCATTCAATATATAACGGCCATCTTTCCGCCCGGTTACAGCCTCACACAATTCCCAAGTCAGTTGCTCTAATACTGATGTCTGCAACAAAAAGCCCCTTATACTTTCGGGCCACATATGGAAAGCTTCTTCTGCAAAATAAGAAACAATATGCTGGTTATTCATATCTAATATAGACATATAACCTTTTTTGTTTTTATTATGGCATAAAGAGTAAGCAATAACCTGTAGCCCGGCCGGCCATCCTTCGGTGCTGAATTCAAGCCGCTCTATCTCTTCCCCATTAAGCTCAACGTCTTTTTGTTTGAAAAGATTTGATATTTCATATGTGGTAAATCTTAATTCCCTAAAGGTTAATTCTATTAATTCTCCGGCAATTAAAAATCTGGAAAAGGGAATGGGAGGTTTGGTCCGAGTGCTAATTAAAATATGCATACAGGAAGGTAAATATTTTATTAAAAGAGAAAGACTGTTGTGAACAAAATCATCTTTGACAGCATGATAATCATCCAATATAAGACAGAAATCATGCGAAACGTTACATAATTCATTAACTAAAACAGTGATAAATACCTCCGGTGATTGATTAACCAAACGCAAAGTACTCTGAACTCGATCAGAAATACCCGGTTTAACTATCTCCAAAGAAGCAATCACATAATTCCAAAAACGAAGGGAATCATTATCACCGTAGTCTAATGAAACCCAGGCCACGGGAAAATCACCTTTGTTGGCCCATTCTCCCGCCAGGGTACTTTTACCATAACCTGCCGGTGCAGTTATCACTGTCAACTTATTTTTAAACCCTTGGTCCAGTTCCTGCATTAAACGCGGGCGGGAAATAACCGTCTGGCGGGTTTTAGGTATATGCATCTTCGTCTTCAGCAGTATGGGTGCCAAGTTATTGTTGGTAGCAAGCTTTAATACCTTATTATCCATTTTTCATCCCCTGGCTCAAGACTTTATTCTATTAATTTCCCTAAATTCATCATTTTTTCCTGCCTTTACATAATATATAGACAAAAACATTCCGGGGTTTCGTTTTTTTAGAACAAAAATCCCCCTTGGAAGAAAGGGGGCAATGAACATCCAAAATCAGCTTTGCTTTTAAACATCAATATTATGTCGAACTATTGAACTCTTTATATATAAATATTAGACTACTCTTAGT from Bacillota bacterium includes:
- a CDS encoding Nif11-like leader peptide family natural product precursor, with the protein product MSVADLKAFGKKVVENEELKKKAKQVGMDNIEGIIALAKENGFDVSKADFEAAAKDLKSSDELSEDDLEQVAGGFITVAAAAAVVGAGAGVASTTSSGGW